In a single window of the Pseudomonas entomophila genome:
- the ilvA gene encoding threonine ammonia-lyase, biosynthetic, which yields MTNLNVSPRTPAAPQQLLSEQVRRILGAPVYDLAIETPLQVAPALSAALGNRVLLKREDLQPTFSFKIRGAYTRLSRLTPAQRERGVITASAGNHAQGVALAAAHLGIKATIVMPTTTPSLKVEGVRSRGGHVVLHGESFPHALAHALALADSDGATFVPPFDDPDVIAGQGTVAMEILRQHPGALHAIFVPVGGGGLIAGIAAYVKYLRPEVRVIGVEPEDSNCLQAALAAGERVILPQVGTFADGVAVAQIGAHCFELCRHFVDEVVTVSSDELCAAIKDIYDDTRSITEPSGALAVAGIKKYVAREGVQGQALVAIDSGANVNFDRLRHVAERAELGEQREAVIAVTIPEQPGSFRAFCQALGKRQITEFNYRYYPDKEARLFVGVQTHPQHDPRQQLLASLGEQGYQVLDLTDNELAKLHVRHTVGGHAAPGVNERVLRFEFPERPGALLGFLERLGKRWNISLFHYRNHGAAEARVFAALEVPDDELAGLPQALDEMGYRYWDETQNPAYRLFLG from the coding sequence ATGACCAATCTGAACGTCAGCCCCCGTACCCCCGCAGCACCCCAGCAGCTGCTGTCCGAGCAGGTGCGCCGCATTCTTGGCGCGCCCGTGTACGACCTGGCCATCGAGACCCCCCTGCAAGTGGCGCCCGCGCTGTCCGCGGCGCTCGGTAACCGGGTGCTGCTCAAGCGCGAAGACTTGCAACCGACGTTCTCCTTCAAGATCCGTGGCGCCTACACTCGGCTGTCACGCCTGACGCCCGCCCAGCGCGAGCGCGGGGTCATCACCGCGTCGGCCGGCAACCACGCCCAGGGTGTGGCACTGGCGGCTGCGCACCTGGGCATCAAGGCCACCATCGTCATGCCTACCACCACGCCATCGCTCAAGGTCGAGGGTGTTCGCTCCCGTGGCGGGCACGTGGTGCTGCATGGCGAGAGTTTCCCCCATGCCCTGGCCCACGCGCTGGCGTTGGCCGACAGCGACGGCGCGACCTTCGTGCCGCCGTTCGACGACCCGGACGTAATCGCCGGCCAAGGCACTGTGGCCATGGAGATCCTGCGCCAGCACCCCGGCGCGCTGCACGCGATCTTCGTGCCGGTCGGTGGCGGCGGGCTGATCGCCGGCATCGCCGCCTACGTCAAGTACCTGCGCCCTGAAGTGAGGGTGATCGGTGTCGAGCCGGAAGACTCCAACTGCCTGCAGGCGGCCTTGGCTGCCGGTGAACGGGTAATCCTGCCGCAGGTCGGCACTTTCGCCGACGGTGTGGCGGTGGCCCAGATCGGCGCCCATTGCTTCGAGCTGTGCCGCCACTTCGTCGACGAGGTGGTGACGGTCAGCAGTGATGAGCTGTGCGCGGCGATCAAGGACATCTACGACGATACCCGCTCGATCACCGAGCCGTCCGGTGCCCTGGCGGTGGCGGGTATCAAGAAGTACGTGGCCCGTGAGGGGGTGCAGGGGCAGGCGCTGGTGGCCATCGACTCCGGTGCCAACGTCAACTTCGATCGCTTGCGCCATGTGGCCGAGCGCGCCGAGCTGGGCGAGCAGCGTGAAGCGGTGATCGCCGTGACCATCCCTGAACAGCCCGGTAGCTTCCGCGCTTTCTGCCAGGCCCTGGGCAAGCGCCAGATCACCGAGTTCAACTACCGCTATTACCCGGACAAGGAAGCGCGATTGTTCGTCGGGGTGCAGACCCATCCGCAGCACGATCCGCGCCAGCAGTTGCTGGCCAGCTTGGGTGAGCAGGGGTACCAGGTGCTTGATCTGACCGACAATGAGCTGGCCAAGCTGCACGTGCGCCACACGGTGGGCGGGCATGCGGCGCCAGGCGTCAATGAACGGGTACTGCGTTTCGAGTTTCCGGAGCGACCGGGCGCATTGCTCGGTTTCCTCGAGCGCCTGGGCAAGCGGTGGAACATCAGTCTGTTTCATTACCGCAACCACGGCGCGGCGGAGGCACGGGTGTTCGCTGCGCTGGAGGTGCCGGATGACGAGCTGGCTGGGTTGCCCCAAGCGTTGGATGAAATGGGCTATCGATACTGGGATGAAACGCAGAACCCGGCATATCGGCTGTTCCTGGGGTAA
- a CDS encoding NADP-dependent glyceraldehyde-3-phosphate dehydrogenase gives MDRLLDSLFPTPEDIPEAWRLGEPLEQRDYLVAGELRRWDGPLATVRSPVWLKDGDGERQVTLGSAPLLDADTALTALDAAVAAYDKGRGAWPNMRVAERIQHVEAFLARMREQRTAVVKLLMWEIGKNLKDSEKEFDRTCDYIVDTINALKDLDRRSSRFELEQGTLGQIRRAPLGVALCMGPYNYPLNETFTTLIPALIMGNTVVFKPAKFGVLLIRPLLEAFRDSFPAGVINVIYGRGRETVSALMASGKVDVFAFIGTHKAASDLKKLHPRPHRLRAALGLDAKNPGIVLPQVDLDNAVDEAVTGALSFNGQRCTALKILFVHEDVVDAFLDKFQRKLAALKPGMPWEPGVALTPLPEPGKVDYLDALVADATSKGAKVLNEGGGQSRGSFFYPALLYPVSRDMRVYHEEQFGPLVPVVPYRDLQTVVDYVLDSDYGQQLSLFGNDPETIGALVDIFANQVGRINLNAQCQRGPDTYPFNGRKNSAEGTLSVHDALRVFSIRTLVATKFQDANKQLISEIIRNRQSSFLSTDYIF, from the coding sequence ATGGACCGTCTGCTCGATTCGCTGTTTCCCACCCCCGAGGACATTCCCGAAGCCTGGCGCCTGGGTGAGCCCCTGGAACAACGTGATTACCTGGTCGCCGGTGAACTCAGGCGCTGGGACGGGCCACTGGCCACGGTGCGCAGCCCAGTCTGGCTGAAGGATGGCGACGGCGAACGCCAGGTTACCCTCGGCAGCGCTCCACTGCTGGACGCCGACACCGCGCTCACCGCCCTCGACGCCGCCGTCGCCGCCTATGACAAAGGCCGTGGCGCCTGGCCCAACATGCGTGTGGCCGAACGCATCCAGCATGTCGAGGCGTTCCTCGCGCGCATGCGTGAACAGCGCACGGCCGTGGTCAAGCTGCTGATGTGGGAGATCGGCAAGAACCTCAAGGATTCGGAAAAGGAATTCGACCGCACCTGCGACTACATCGTCGACACCATCAACGCCCTCAAGGACCTGGACCGCCGCTCCAGCCGCTTCGAACTGGAACAGGGCACCCTCGGCCAGATCCGCCGTGCGCCATTGGGCGTGGCATTGTGCATGGGCCCCTACAACTACCCGCTGAACGAGACCTTCACCACGCTGATCCCGGCGCTGATCATGGGCAACACCGTGGTCTTCAAGCCGGCCAAGTTCGGTGTGCTGCTGATCCGCCCGCTGCTCGAGGCATTCCGTGACAGCTTCCCGGCCGGGGTGATCAACGTCATCTACGGCCGTGGCCGCGAGACGGTGAGCGCCCTGATGGCCAGCGGCAAGGTCGACGTGTTCGCCTTCATCGGTACCCATAAAGCCGCCAGCGACCTGAAGAAACTGCACCCGCGCCCGCACCGCCTGCGCGCGGCCTTGGGCCTGGACGCCAAGAATCCCGGTATCGTGCTGCCCCAGGTCGACCTGGACAACGCCGTGGACGAGGCCGTCACCGGCGCGCTGTCGTTCAACGGCCAGCGCTGCACCGCGTTGAAGATCCTCTTCGTGCACGAGGATGTGGTCGATGCGTTCCTCGACAAGTTCCAGCGCAAGCTGGCGGCGCTCAAGCCCGGCATGCCCTGGGAGCCGGGCGTGGCCCTGACGCCGCTGCCGGAGCCTGGCAAGGTCGACTACCTCGATGCGCTGGTGGCCGACGCCACAAGCAAAGGTGCCAAGGTACTCAATGAAGGCGGTGGCCAGAGCCGCGGTTCGTTCTTCTACCCCGCCCTGCTCTATCCGGTCAGCCGCGACATGCGGGTGTACCACGAGGAACAGTTCGGCCCACTGGTGCCGGTGGTGCCCTACCGTGATCTGCAGACCGTCGTCGACTATGTGCTCGACTCCGACTACGGCCAGCAATTGAGCCTGTTCGGAAACGACCCCGAGACCATCGGTGCACTGGTCGACATCTTCGCCAACCAGGTGGGGCGCATCAACCTCAATGCCCAGTGCCAACGTGGCCCGGACACTTACCCGTTCAACGGCCGCAAGAACAGCGCCGAGGGCACGCTGTCGGTGCACGACGCACTGCGGGTGTTCTCCATTCGCACCCTGGTGGCAACCAAGTTCCAGGATGCAAACAAGCAACTGATCAGCGAGATCATCCGCAACCGCCAGTCGAGTTTCCTGTCCACCGACTACATCTTCTGA
- a CDS encoding VOC family protein: MAVKPIPEGQHSITPYLGIEGAAKAIEFYKKAFNAVEMFRLEGPDGRIGHAELKIGDSSLMLADPCNMPDSLKATQSIKDPAVGLHLYVKDCDKIYAQAIAAGAKQVTELKDQFYGDRSGALKDPFGNVWFVSTHKEDLSVEEIRARAAKMFAGQ; this comes from the coding sequence ATGGCAGTCAAACCCATCCCCGAAGGCCAGCACAGCATCACCCCCTACCTCGGTATCGAGGGTGCCGCCAAGGCCATCGAGTTCTACAAGAAGGCCTTCAACGCCGTCGAGATGTTCCGCCTGGAAGGCCCGGATGGCCGGATCGGCCACGCGGAACTGAAAATCGGCGACTCTTCGCTGATGCTCGCCGACCCTTGCAACATGCCAGACAGCCTCAAAGCCACCCAGAGCATCAAGGATCCGGCTGTCGGCCTGCATCTCTATGTCAAAGACTGCGACAAGATCTATGCCCAGGCCATCGCCGCCGGCGCCAAGCAGGTCACGGAATTGAAGGATCAGTTCTACGGTGATCGCAGCGGCGCCCTGAAGGACCCGTTCGGCAACGTCTGGTTCGTCTCCACCCACAAGGAAGACCTCAGCGTCGAGGAGATCCGCGCCCGCGCCGCGAAAATGTTCGCTGGCCAGTAA
- a CDS encoding leucine-rich repeat domain-containing protein — MDSNTPNPHQALLERQLPAWARDAAPEHWQRLGEGIVPAQGLPGAEADWFANAAPHLREAAQASQARLMASQRSLAAQLRGLKNITEFAEPLLAERLRNTYEFNAPLRTAGLVWLRHLFTFQVYVTHHEHRTLLEAALQNFGDPITFSKDSALALDGDWTVRETTVTGRTTLGDSETMVDITLPSEQVTIKPLALSPADFARACRELDLGQRYQTHLDTLFAPSAVRQAAVRVHQDSLRLASDLARVRHQLSGAGRDAVQSMLADGCAYTCKQMCLFGVTLHEAVIIDTGATGLLLYLPGHQEALRAFDNLDALHQRLCQDLLAAAFRQRFMDYVPRSQIALFSSRLQQNLDARGNTPADQRWALRDGADLHLATSPITGDLYDFLHDDHLARLKREARQVAVPTADADELVYKARKALWDSVGLNALMIGALFVPALGTLMTAVIAYQLLDEAYEGYEAWQVGDRKQAMQHLKSIAINLAVIGGSHLAGKAVKALGSSELMESLEPVTFDDGSQRLWRPVPGRLLQDYPRLTAPMVRRMQVEGQLPSQALSSVQDDSAQQFLNSALEGLYLPEQASADSERLIINALPQLPGWPAQLRLELRAGSPRGALLMASGAEQGSRTCIVIKSAEGYEAYLGERPTPLPRDHDLGRAVLQALSQGDRQALGLAHDDIGSLRSAIHRLVASDNTRAMRLLEPSAMGWGSGGGLSGGMEAPAPDMDIGAAFRRYRQLYPEVADVQVNQQLTQWREAGLDPAQQIADLERQLMDFREALRTWAGNHPLRHATARRLVSNWQCISEYAEEEGEAVHQLNLTDLALTDEDLAALALPDRFQHIQRVELSGNRDLTELPAEFLERFPRLERLHLMNCGLTQIPNIAVPESLQWLDMQGNRIVWSDANQAALDRLSDLRMLDLSHNPLARSPDLGQLDDLDLLNLNHCELTEWPTGMRTDDDWRPTVFDLRDNRFASLPQDLQLSRVAAQNLWLESEELSEQVNQQIQAYYDQHGIDLLVADIDYEDILENTDVTDRTIWNDLPLAYRRELRGLQDLPDYSQPQLWQRLRTFTDPRVKDYALSIGAMRLLDGEVFPPPFEE, encoded by the coding sequence ATGGACTCGAACACCCCCAACCCACACCAGGCCCTCCTCGAACGCCAGTTGCCCGCCTGGGCCCGTGACGCCGCCCCTGAACACTGGCAACGGTTGGGCGAGGGTATCGTGCCGGCACAGGGCCTGCCCGGCGCCGAGGCCGACTGGTTCGCCAATGCCGCGCCCCACCTGCGCGAGGCCGCGCAAGCCAGCCAGGCACGCTTGATGGCCTCGCAACGTTCGTTGGCCGCGCAACTACGCGGGCTGAAGAACATCACCGAGTTCGCCGAGCCCCTGCTTGCCGAACGCCTGCGCAACACATACGAATTCAACGCCCCGCTCCGTACAGCCGGGCTGGTGTGGCTACGGCACTTGTTTACCTTCCAGGTGTATGTCACCCACCACGAACACCGCACGCTGCTCGAAGCGGCCCTGCAGAACTTCGGCGACCCCATCACCTTCAGCAAGGACAGCGCCCTTGCCCTGGACGGTGACTGGACAGTGCGCGAGACCACGGTGACCGGCAGGACGACCCTGGGCGACAGCGAAACGATGGTGGACATCACCCTGCCTTCCGAGCAGGTGACCATCAAGCCGCTGGCGCTCTCGCCCGCCGACTTCGCCAGGGCTTGCCGCGAGCTGGACCTTGGCCAACGCTACCAGACGCACCTCGATACCCTGTTCGCCCCCTCTGCCGTTCGCCAGGCCGCGGTCCGTGTCCATCAGGACAGCCTGCGCCTGGCGAGCGACCTGGCCAGGGTGCGCCATCAACTGAGCGGCGCAGGCCGGGATGCCGTGCAATCGATGCTGGCTGACGGCTGCGCGTATACCTGCAAACAGATGTGCCTGTTCGGCGTTACCCTGCACGAAGCCGTCATTATCGACACAGGCGCGACCGGCCTGCTGCTCTATCTGCCAGGGCACCAAGAGGCACTCCGCGCGTTCGACAACCTCGATGCCCTGCACCAGCGGTTATGCCAGGATCTGTTGGCCGCAGCGTTCCGCCAGCGCTTCATGGACTACGTGCCGAGATCGCAAATTGCCCTGTTTTCCAGCCGGCTCCAGCAGAACCTCGACGCCAGGGGGAACACGCCCGCAGATCAGCGCTGGGCACTACGTGATGGCGCCGACCTGCACCTGGCAACGTCACCGATCACAGGTGATCTGTACGATTTCCTGCACGATGACCACCTGGCGCGTCTCAAGCGCGAGGCCAGGCAAGTGGCCGTGCCAACCGCCGATGCCGACGAGCTGGTGTACAAGGCCCGCAAGGCCCTGTGGGACAGCGTTGGGCTCAATGCGCTCATGATCGGCGCCCTGTTCGTGCCGGCATTGGGCACGCTCATGACCGCCGTCATTGCCTACCAACTGCTGGATGAAGCCTACGAAGGCTATGAAGCCTGGCAGGTCGGCGACCGCAAGCAAGCCATGCAGCATCTCAAATCAATCGCGATCAACCTCGCCGTGATAGGCGGCTCGCACCTTGCCGGAAAAGCCGTGAAAGCGCTTGGCTCGAGCGAGTTGATGGAAAGTCTCGAGCCCGTGACCTTCGACGACGGTAGCCAGCGCCTGTGGCGGCCGGTACCAGGGCGCCTGCTGCAGGACTACCCGCGCTTGACAGCGCCAATGGTCAGGCGCATGCAGGTCGAGGGGCAACTTCCATCGCAAGCCCTTTCCTCCGTGCAAGACGACTCGGCCCAGCAGTTCCTGAACAGTGCGCTGGAAGGTCTTTACCTGCCAGAGCAAGCCAGCGCCGATAGCGAACGGCTGATCATCAATGCCCTGCCCCAGCTCCCCGGATGGCCAGCGCAATTGCGCCTGGAGCTGCGTGCGGGCTCTCCGCGAGGCGCGTTGCTGATGGCCTCGGGCGCCGAGCAGGGCAGCCGCACATGCATCGTGATCAAGTCCGCCGAGGGCTACGAAGCCTACCTCGGGGAACGGCCAACACCGCTGCCTCGGGATCACGACCTCGGTAGGGCTGTCCTCCAGGCACTGTCCCAGGGCGATCGCCAAGCTCTGGGGCTGGCACACGATGATATCGGCAGTCTGCGCAGTGCGATCCACCGCCTGGTGGCGTCTGATAACACCCGCGCCATGCGCCTGCTCGAACCCTCTGCGATGGGCTGGGGATCGGGCGGCGGGCTGTCGGGCGGCATGGAAGCGCCGGCCCCGGATATGGATATCGGCGCGGCGTTTCGACGCTACCGACAACTCTATCCCGAGGTCGCTGACGTCCAGGTCAACCAACAACTGACACAATGGAGGGAAGCTGGCCTGGACCCTGCGCAACAAATAGCCGACCTGGAACGCCAGCTCATGGACTTTCGCGAGGCGCTGCGGACCTGGGCCGGCAACCATCCGTTGCGCCATGCCACCGCCCGCAGGCTGGTGAGCAACTGGCAATGCATTTCGGAATACGCCGAAGAGGAAGGGGAGGCAGTACACCAGCTCAACCTGACCGACCTCGCGTTGACCGATGAGGACCTGGCCGCCCTGGCGTTACCGGACCGCTTCCAACATATCCAGCGGGTTGAACTGAGCGGCAATCGCGACCTGACCGAGCTGCCCGCGGAGTTCCTCGAACGATTCCCCCGCTTGGAGCGCTTGCACCTGATGAACTGCGGGCTGACGCAGATCCCCAACATCGCGGTGCCGGAGTCCCTGCAATGGCTCGACATGCAAGGCAATCGAATCGTCTGGAGCGACGCCAACCAAGCGGCACTCGACCGTCTGAGCGACTTGCGCATGCTGGACCTGTCGCACAACCCTCTGGCCCGAAGCCCCGACCTCGGCCAATTGGACGACCTCGACCTGCTCAACCTCAACCACTGTGAGCTAACAGAATGGCCTACGGGTATGCGCACTGATGACGACTGGCGCCCGACGGTGTTCGACCTGCGCGACAACCGCTTCGCGAGCCTGCCGCAAGACTTGCAACTGTCGCGGGTTGCCGCCCAGAACCTGTGGCTGGAGAGCGAAGAGCTGAGCGAGCAAGTCAACCAGCAGATCCAGGCCTACTACGATCAGCACGGCATCGACCTGCTGGTCGCCGATATCGACTATGAGGACATACTCGAAAACACCGACGTCACGGACAGGACAATCTGGAACGACCTGCCGCTGGCCTATCGCCGTGAGCTCCGCGGGCTGCAGGATTTGCCCGACTACAGCCAGCCGCAGTTGTGGCAGCGGCTGCGCACCTTCACCGATCCTCGGGTGAAGGACTACGCCTTGTCGATTGGCGCAATGAGGTTGCTGGACGGCGAGGTATTCCCCCCACCTTTCGAGGAATGA
- a CDS encoding PACE efflux transporter has translation MQGKARKIVQAILYEAIAVACVAPALELVFGAGMAQSTVLSILMSAIAMSWNMAYNWLFERWEARQHKRSRTFMRRLLHALGFEGGLVLILLPLVAYWLDISLWAALVTNLALFVFFFVYAFVFQWGFDKVFDVPVSAQEVAKGC, from the coding sequence ATGCAAGGCAAGGCACGCAAGATCGTCCAGGCCATCCTCTACGAAGCCATCGCCGTGGCTTGCGTGGCACCGGCGCTGGAGCTGGTGTTCGGTGCCGGTATGGCCCAGTCGACGGTGCTGTCGATCCTCATGTCGGCCATCGCCATGAGCTGGAACATGGCCTACAACTGGCTGTTCGAGCGTTGGGAAGCGCGCCAGCACAAGCGCAGCCGTACCTTCATGCGCCGCCTGCTGCATGCCTTGGGTTTCGAGGGTGGGCTGGTGCTGATCCTGCTGCCGCTGGTGGCCTACTGGCTGGATATCAGCCTGTGGGCGGCACTGGTGACCAACCTGGCGTTGTTCGTGTTCTTCTTCGTCTATGCATTCGTGTTCCAGTGGGGCTTCGACAAAGTGTTCGACGTGCCGGTTTCGGCGCAGGAAGTGGCGAAAGGGTGTTGA
- the yiaY gene encoding L-threonine dehydrogenase, with protein sequence MSSTFFIPAVNIMGIDCLDEAMTAIAGYGLRKALIVTDQGLAKAGVAERIAGMLAMRDIDSVVFDGAKPNPSIANVEAGLALLRQSRCDCVVSLGGGSPHDCAKGIALCATNGGHISDYEGVDRSAKPQLPLIAINTTAGTASEMTRFCIITDEARHVKMAIVDRNVTPILSVNDPALMVGMPKGLTAATGMDALTHAIEAYVSTAATPITDACALKAISLISDNLRQAVADGNDLRARENMAYAQFLAGMAFNNASLGYVHAMAHQLGGYYDLPHGVCNAVLLPHVQRFNAKVSAARLRDVAKAMGVKVCGLDAQQGAGAAISAIEHLAVAIGIPAGLAELGAKVEDVPVLAANALKDACGLTNPRVASQVEIEAIFKAAF encoded by the coding sequence ATGAGCAGCACCTTCTTCATTCCCGCCGTGAACATCATGGGCATCGACTGCCTGGACGAGGCGATGACCGCCATCGCCGGCTACGGCCTGCGCAAGGCCCTGATCGTCACTGATCAGGGCCTGGCCAAGGCCGGGGTGGCCGAACGTATTGCGGGCATGCTGGCCATGCGTGACATCGACTCGGTGGTGTTCGACGGCGCCAAGCCCAACCCAAGCATTGCCAACGTCGAGGCGGGCCTGGCGCTGTTGCGCCAATCGCGCTGTGACTGCGTGGTTTCGCTGGGCGGCGGCTCGCCCCACGATTGCGCCAAGGGCATCGCCCTGTGCGCCACCAACGGTGGCCATATCAGTGACTATGAAGGTGTGGACCGCTCGGCGAAGCCGCAATTGCCGCTGATCGCCATCAACACCACCGCTGGCACGGCCAGCGAGATGACGCGCTTCTGCATCATCACCGACGAGGCACGCCACGTGAAAATGGCCATCGTCGACCGTAACGTCACCCCGATCCTTTCGGTCAACGACCCGGCGCTGATGGTCGGCATGCCCAAGGGGCTGACCGCCGCCACCGGCATGGATGCCCTGACCCACGCCATCGAGGCGTATGTTTCGACGGCGGCCACGCCGATCACCGACGCCTGCGCGCTCAAGGCCATCAGCCTGATCAGCGACAACCTGCGCCAGGCGGTGGCTGACGGCAACGACCTGCGGGCGCGGGAGAACATGGCCTATGCGCAGTTCCTGGCGGGCATGGCATTCAACAATGCCTCGCTGGGTTATGTGCATGCCATGGCGCACCAGTTGGGCGGTTATTACGACCTGCCCCATGGCGTGTGCAACGCCGTGCTGCTGCCCCATGTGCAGCGCTTCAATGCCAAGGTCAGCGCGGCGCGCCTGCGCGACGTGGCCAAGGCCATGGGCGTGAAGGTGTGCGGTCTTGATGCGCAGCAGGGCGCCGGCGCGGCGATCTCGGCCATCGAGCACCTGGCTGTGGCGATCGGTATTCCGGCCGGGCTGGCAGAGCTGGGAGCGAAGGTTGAGGATGTACCGGTGCTGGCGGCCAATGCACTGAAGGATGCCTGCGGGTTGACCAACCCGCGGGTGGCGAGCCAGGTGGAGATCGAAGCGATCTTCAAGGCGGCGTTCTAG
- the wecB gene encoding non-hydrolyzing UDP-N-acetylglucosamine 2-epimerase — protein sequence MDHTVMMVFGTRPEAIKMAPLARVLRTWPGIDLHICSTGQHREMLEQVLTAFGLKVDQDLQVMTQNQTLNGLSRDLLDKLDQAYEQVKPEIVLVHGDTTTSFVASLAAFQRHIPIGHVEAGLRTGNLQQPWPEEANRRLTGVLADLHFTPTRDSDANLIREGVPPEHIEVTGNTVIDALLWMRDKLKHNHWRPAADSPLNVLRDDQRMVLITGHRRENFGSGFERICLALAELALRYPDVQFLYPVHLNPQVQHAVYSVLSGRANIHLVDPQDYPHFVWLMNRAHVILTDSGGVQEEAPALGKPVLVLRKVTERPAVLKGGTVKLVGTLTERIVQETSQLLDDPAAYERMARVFTPFGDGHASERIAERLTHWFAEQSAARDNA from the coding sequence ATGGATCACACCGTCATGATGGTATTCGGTACCCGCCCTGAAGCAATCAAGATGGCCCCGCTGGCCCGCGTGCTGCGCACCTGGCCCGGGATCGACCTGCATATCTGCTCCACCGGCCAGCACCGGGAAATGCTCGAACAGGTCCTCACTGCGTTTGGCCTGAAGGTCGACCAGGACCTGCAGGTGATGACCCAGAATCAGACCCTCAACGGCCTGTCCCGCGACCTGCTGGACAAGCTCGACCAGGCTTACGAGCAGGTCAAGCCCGAGATCGTGCTGGTCCACGGCGATACCACCACCAGCTTCGTCGCCTCGCTGGCCGCCTTCCAGCGGCACATCCCCATCGGCCATGTCGAAGCCGGCCTGCGCACTGGCAACCTGCAACAACCCTGGCCCGAGGAGGCCAATCGGCGCCTGACTGGGGTGCTCGCCGACCTGCACTTCACACCCACCCGCGACTCCGACGCTAACCTGATCCGCGAAGGCGTACCCCCCGAGCACATCGAGGTCACCGGCAACACGGTGATCGATGCCCTGCTGTGGATGCGCGACAAACTCAAGCACAACCATTGGCGCCCGGCCGCCGACTCGCCACTCAATGTGCTACGCGACGACCAGCGCATGGTGCTGATCACCGGCCATCGCCGCGAAAACTTCGGCAGTGGCTTCGAGCGTATCTGCCTGGCCCTGGCCGAGCTGGCCCTACGTTACCCTGACGTGCAGTTCCTCTACCCCGTGCACCTCAACCCGCAGGTGCAGCATGCCGTGTACAGCGTGCTTTCCGGGCGCGCGAACATTCACCTGGTGGACCCCCAGGACTACCCGCATTTCGTCTGGCTGATGAACCGCGCCCACGTGATTCTCACCGACTCCGGCGGCGTGCAGGAAGAAGCGCCCGCGCTGGGCAAGCCAGTACTGGTACTGCGCAAGGTCACCGAGCGGCCCGCCGTGCTCAAAGGCGGCACGGTCAAGCTGGTCGGCACCCTGACCGAGCGCATTGTCCAAGAAACCAGCCAGTTGCTCGACGACCCGGCCGCCTATGAACGCATGGCACGGGTCTTCACCCCATTCGGTGACGGCCACGCCAGCGAGCGCATCGCCGAGCGCCTGACCCACTGGTTCGCCGAACAATCCGCCGCACGGGACAACGCATGA